tctgcctgccagtccgggcagctgcagcctgctgacTGTGCAGCTCGGATTTTGGAGCAGCTCCACACCCCCAGCTGCTTTGGTTCTGCTGTGGAGCCTGACTCAGTCCCTGCACTGTCTGACCGACCCGGCCGTACGGCACCCGGAGCCAGACGTGCAGCCCGGCCAGGAGCTCCATCCAGGCTGGATCCTGGGAATATCAGTGAGGTCGTAACAGGACACCCGTGGAGATGAGGGGCCCTTTAGGAATTTCCCAGCAAGGCTGAGCAGGAATGGTTGCGTTGGGGACTGGAAACAGCACGCTCCAAAGGGATGCTGAAGGCTGGATGTTGCTATGCGGATAAGGCAGCGGGAGTGAGGCTGGGGGTGTGTGGAGCAATTGTGGGGTCTCGCATGGCGCCCGCACACATGGCTGTCTGTCCCCTCTGATCAAGCAGGTATTGCTGCTGCGCCCAACACCCTGGTGCTGGCAGCCCTGAGTTACAGCACACAGCAAGCCCTGGGCTGGGGGTCCATACACCACCCCATCACCCTGACCCCATCCCACTCCCCTCCAGACCCCCTGAGCCCCACCAACGTGACGCTGAGCGGCGCGGAGgagcagagctccctgcaggCTCACTGGAGCACCCCGGCAGGACAGAGGGACTTCTACCTGGTGACACTGCGGGAGGCAGAGGACGGTGCTCCCACCAGGAACATCTCCGTCGGGGGAGACAACAGCCGCGTCACCTTCCATGGGCTGAGCCCTGGGAAGCAGTACTCTGTGCAGGTGACAGCGGTGGCTGGGCCTTACCGGGCTTCTGCCCGCAGCGCGGCAGCCTGGACACGTAAGCAGAAAGCTGAAGCGTGTCTCGTTGGGCCATTCGGGTGCcctgcagaggggctgagctcctgcaaagagggctgtgggagcagagaTGGGGCTGTGTGATACAGCGGCACCTGGCCCTAGGAGCAGCAAAGTCTGCTGCACTGCTCTTCCTTGTGAGAAGGGACTCAAACATCCATGGCAAAGCTATGCCAGGTGGTGGCAGGCACCAGCCAAGCCTGTAAGCTATGGGCTCTTCTCcgtctgctcccagcagctgctctgggggAGTGTATCTCCACCAGCCCCTTTAAAGCAGCATCTTCCTTGTGCCTGGCCCCTCCTGGGTGACTCAGAGCCATGGCCGCTGCACAGGCAGATGCCCCAGAGCTGCCACTCCTGGAAGGACTGGAGCCCGGCATAGTGAGCGGGGCACTCACCCAGTCCTGGAGCTGAGAGCAGCGGAGGCTCTCTCTGCATCCCCACCTGCCTGTATTTGATGGGGGAAGTACTGCCTGACACACAAGACTTTGTCCTTGTGCATGACCCTGTCCTTGTCCCTTGCAGAGCCGCTCCCACCATCTGCTTTGAGCCTGTCCAGCCACGGCAGCCCCTCCAGCCTACAAGCCAGCTGGGAGGAGGCCATGGGAGAGGGCTACGTGTTGTCCCTCAGCCCCGCAGAGCACCCCGTGAAGAACAGCTCTCTGCTCAGAGGTGCCACCAACGTCACCTATGAGGGCCTCCTCCCCGGGACCCTCTACACCTTTGAGGTCAGCACCGTGGCTGGTCCCTACACCTCCACGCCCCGGCGCATCACCAACTGGACGTGTGAGTCCCTCTGCCcttgctgcagccagccctgggggTCCCACTGCATCCTGCCTGTTTCCCACACGCTGTGCCTCAGGGCATGGCATAGCAGAGATTGTTTGCAGCCTCACCCAGTAAAAAGGCAAAAGGCTCAGGAGGAAGGTAGAGGTGTTGCTGGATGTGTCTGACCCTGGTCTGTGTCCCGCCACCCAGCACGAGggtcagcagagcagagcagcctctGGGCCAAACTGGTCTGTAGATGTCAGCAGTGATGCTGGTGGCACAGTGACCCAGCCTGCTGTAGGTGTTCCTAGGGAAGGGGCTCCATCCCAGCACGTTTGGGGCTGCACCTCTGCAGGTGACCCCGGCTCAGTGGCTCTGCACCTTCTCTCGTAGATCCTTTGCCCCTGGAGCAGCTGACGCTCAGCAatcagggctgcagcacctccctgcaAGCAGTCTGGAGAGCAGCGCCCGCCGGCAGCACCGGGTACACGGGCACCCTCTGGGAGAGCAGATCTCAGGAGCGGGTCAGAAATGTGTCTGTGGGGAACAACTGGACGAACGTCACCTTTGAGGACCTGGTCCCTGGGCGACAGTATACACTGGAGATGGCTGCTATGGCTGGGCCTTACAGATCCAGCGTGCAGTCAGCCACAGACTGGACATGTGAGTGTGCAATGCCTGCCCCAGCGCTATTGCAGATGGCAGCCGTGGCCTGGCCAGAGAGGGCAGGGAGCATGGAAGCAAGGCAGAGTGTGGAGCATGTATGGggggatggacagacagacaaagGAAGCAGAGCCATTTTCAGCCGGGTTGGAAGCAAAAGAGTCCTCAGTGTAGGAGAAACCCATCACAGAATGGGATGTGTTACTGATGAGTACCCAGCACACCAAGTGGGGTCCTGCTCCTATGTTGCAGAGCAGAAGTTCATGCTGTATGGGGTTTAATTTCTCACTGCTGATGACCTGACCAGGGACAAGCAGCTGAGGGTGCCCCCAGTGAGTGCACAACAGTGTAGGACTCTCTTTGCAGCCAGCTGCCCTGCACCCACCTCCCCTTCATGCTGTTGGGCTGCAACTCATCCTCCATGCCGCATCCCCAtcacagcccccaccccactgccccccctcACTTCTTGCACCCCCCAGACCCGCTGGCTCCATCCGGTGTCACGCTGACCAACACCCGGCGCCCACTGGGACTCTCAGCCTTCTGGGACAAGGCTGCAGGCGACGTGGACCAGTTCCACCTCCAGCTGTACAGCAAGAGCCATCCAATGCAGAGGAACATCTCAGTGGGGCCAAATATCCACAACTTCACCTTCCTGGGGCTGTCCCCAGGTGTGCAATACTTCCTGAAGGTGTCTGTCCTCGCCGGCCCGTATCGATCCTCGTCACACTTTGCCACCGAGTGGACATGTGAGTGAGGGGTGGCACTGCTCTTAGGTGGCTCTGCTTGGACcaggtgacctccagaggtcccatCTCACCTCGGCCATGGGCAGCGTGGCCAACCCTTCTCCCTTAGTGCGGTGCAGAGGTGTGGGCTGGTCCCGTCCtctccagctgctttcctctgcCATCTCACAgatctctgtgctgtgtttcctCCTAGATCCGCTCTCTCTGGCTAACGTGAGCGTGCAGCCCGGCCGGAGACCGCAGGAGCTGCACGTGAGCTGGGTGGAGTCAGGAGGTGGCAGAGAGCATTTGGTGCAGCTCTCGGTGGCGGAGTCCCTGTCCGTCATCAGGAACGTGTCCGTGCCCCGTGGTGTCACCCACCTTGACCTGGGGGGGCTGGTGCCGGGCTCCCGGTACCGAGTGGAGATCATCTCTCAGGCTGGGCCTCATCGTATCTCCTCTCAGACTGCCATTGGCTACACGGGTAGGAAGGCAGCCCCTCCGCCCATGTCCCATGTCTGGTGAGGGGCTGGGAGCCACGGGGAGACCCCCAGGGCTGttctgcagccccacagcctccccgGTGCCTCTCtcctggctcttgctgggccCTGCGCTCATCCTGAGCCCAGTGGCTCAGTGGGGCACACTGTGAGCACCCTGGGTCAGGGAGTGTGGCCATGGCCCCATCCCACGGGGGTGGCTCTGACCCGGGAAcaccctgcagctctcagcactcCTGAGGCAGCAGATGGCAGCTCGCAGTCCTGTGGCTCCCAGCTCCATTCTCAAGCTGGAGTCAGTGCTGGGCATCCCAGTCCTGCCTCTGTAACGCTGTTTCTCTCCCACAGTCCCACTACCTCCGCTCTCCCTGTCCGCCAGCCCTGTGGGCACCGCCTGGGCTCTGGCTGTGCACTGGGAGACCCCTCCAGGGCAGAGGGATGGATACCTGCTCAGTGTGCTCGAGAAGGGCTCTTCCTCACCAGCAAGGAACCTGGAATTGGGGAAGGACAGCACCAACGTCACCCTGACGCAGCTGACACCGGGAGTGTGCTACCTGGTTGGGATCTGGGCGGTAGCCGGAGCCTTCCGCTCCCTCCCCAGGAACACCACCGGCTGCACAGGTGAGCTTCACAGCACCCTCAGGTGGCTCAGAGCTGCAAGGAGCTCCTTATGGGATGGGGATCTACGTCTGCCACACAGACCAGAGGGCGCCCGGCTGTTTTTCTGATGCGTTGcttcctgcagccttcctgcaccACGTGCAGCAAGGAGAAAAATCCACGGAGTTCATGGCGTGTTCAGAACTGGATTATTTTCTCTCCAACTCATGGTCTGTCCTTCCTTACAGTTCCTGCTGCTCCAACAAACCTGAGCCTGACCAACCCAGGCAGCTCCTCCGAGCTCCACGCGTGGTGGAACAAGCCCGTTGGTGGGAGGGACCACTACCGTGTTGTTCTGCACAGCCTCACCCTGAGCAGAGATCGGGTGCAGACGGTGAGCCAGGATGCCCAGAACATCAGCTGGACTCACctggaggcaggcagcaggTTTGCTGTGCGGGTCATTGCTGTCAAAGGTTCTTTGGAAGCCTCCTCTGCCAACGTCACCCAATGGACATGTGAGTCTGAGGGGCTGCATTGTGCCCCAGAGCCCCCATGGGAGCCCCACAGAGTGCCCACCACCACTTTCCCCATTCCAAATACTCTCTCTATGCTATCTCCCCTGCCACGTCCAGCTGCAGGCCGTGGGGATATTGTGCCTGGACCATGTGCACAAACCCCGTGCTTCCCTCCAGTAGGAACTCTGGTGTCCGTCCTGACCCCCCTGGCACGCAGGAGCTGACTCTCTCCCTCTTGCTTTCCAGATCCCTTGGCCCCTGCCAACctcaccctgggcagcccctcaGCCTCAGCACTGCGGGCATCCTGGGCAGCCGTGGGGCGAGGAGCAGAGAGTTACGTGGCAGAGCTCTATGACACAGCCTCCAGCCGCCGTGTCGGACACACAGTGCTGGGTGGGGGTTCCAGGAGTCACATCTTCCACAGCCTGAACCCCGGCACCCACTACAGCGTGGCAGTGAGAGCCACAGCTGGGCCCTACCATGCCAGCACCCCCAACCTCACCCACTGCACACGTGAGTACAGTGCTCTTCTTGCACCATTCCCAGTTTGATTCAGAGGCCATTCTGCCTTCTTCTCCCACCCACGTAATTATATTGCCTGGCTAtaaggagaaatttcttctcagaaggagcagtcagacagtggcacagctgcccagggagtggtggggtcaccatccctggaggtgttcagaactgcagagatgtggcactgagggatgtggtcgatgggcatggtggggtgggttggctTTGGATTGGTGATCTTAGAAGAgctttccaaccttaaggattcCATGATTTACAGTTTCCCCTCTATCAGCCCAGGCTTGGCTCCTGGCAGTGACTCCTGTCTCCTCCCCAGGGCCACTGCCCCCGACTGCCGTGCGCCTGCTGAGCACCGGGCACCCCGACAGGCTGAGCGCATcctggggggctgcagctggggggcACGACAGCTACATGCTGACCCTGTACCACGCCGGGCTGGGCACCACGGCAGCCACAGCCTCAGCTGGGAGAGACACCCACAATGTCACCTTCACGGGGCTGGCCCCAGGGTACGAGTATTCCCTGGAGGTCAGTGCCACAGCTGGACCATACCAGACAGCAGCACCCAACGTCAGTGGTTGGACACGTGAGTGCCCGGAGGAATTTACCCTGCAGAGGGGTGGGAGGTTTGCACCACCTGGAGAGTTGACGGGGGCCCTGGAGCCTTTGGAGGTGTGGATGGGTGCAACATGCAGTGGTTGGTGCATGGACACACTGCTGTCCTCATGGGCACGTGGATGTTCTGCTTTGTAGGACTGCACAAGTACATGCTGATGACATGCAGGGTtccccagctgtgcccacatGGGGACGTCCCCCTGCCCAAGCAGACCCATCTCCCTGCACCTCCAAGGATTTATATGCACTCTTTCTGAGCTCCTCTTGCAGGTAGAAGCCATGTTACCACAAGGCTCTGCAAATCGGTGCAgtagaagaggctgatcccTCTTCTAGGAGAACAAATCTCTGCTCTGGAGATGGACTGATCAGCCTCTCTGCACACCTAGAAGGGTTTTATGGCTGGGCAGGGTTTGGATTAGTCCTGTGCCAATTCTGTTGGAGGATGGGTACACACAGCTGTGGCAAACGCTGGCAGGTGTGCAAAGAGAGCAGGGTGAGAGGAGGAGCTGGATGGAATGAGGGCCAcaggtggggaggggatggaaaCGAGGAGAGCTGGGGGTGTTGCAGAGTGGCACTGCACATCCCAGCCCTCAGGGAGCGCTGGTCCTGCTGTGTGGTGTCCTGCCAAGCACATTCTGCCTGATGTCCGGTCCCTAACATCAGGTCttgtgccccccagccccactgcccccgaCTGCCGTGCGCCTGCTGAGCACCGGGCACCCCGACAGGCTGAGCGCGtcctggggggctgcagccgGGGGGTGCGACGGCTACGTGCTGACCCTGTACCACGCCGGGCTGGGcaccacagcagccacagcctcaGCTGGGAGAGACACCCACAACGTCACCTTCACGGGGCTGCTGCCAGGAAGCAAGTACTCCCTGGAGGTGGCCTCCATAGCCGGGTCCTACCGGACACCTGCGGGGAATGTCAGCAACTGGACATGTGAGTAGCTGGCTTTGGAGTTTGTGCCTTGGCTGAGTGTGGGTCACAGCAAAGGACGTGGCCCCACTGATGCTTATGGCAGACCCTGAGCCCGAACCCCAGGGCACAGCGATGCTGCGGTGCTGAGCACAATGAAGCGCCCCATCTCACACAGTGCATCCCATCCAATGACACTGCTGGGATGCCCGAGCCACGTCCTCAGGCTTTCATTGACGTGTGATGCTCATCTTTGTCTCTGCAGATCCCCTGGCACCCCGGAACGTGTACATGACCAACCAAGGGTACCCCAACAGGCTGAGTGTGTCCTGGAGAGCTGAACCGCGGGGACACGACGGTTACAGGCTGCTCCTGTACCACTCGGGCTCGGGCGTGTTGGCAGCCAGCACATCTGTCGGGAAAGGCATCGGCAAATTCACCTTTTCTGGCCTGGATCCGGGACACAAATACCTGCTGGAGGTGGTGTCCGTGGCGGGGCCCTACGCAGCCTCTGCAGGGAACATCAGCGACTGGACGAGTGAgcagtgggggctgcagggctgcgcGAGGCGCAGTGTGCCgggggggcagggatggggttggggatgttgtctggaagctgcagcagagggatCATGCTCTGGGGGTCATGCAGGAGAGCAGGCAATACGCTGCCCTTGGGtaccccaccacccccactgCCTTTCTCCCAGGCACTCAGAAAATTCCTGGCATGGGAAATATGGGGaagctgggcttttttttttaattattattttcaggaaTGTGGAAATGGCAGATAAGCACAATAAGTCCTTTCATGTGCTTGTCCCCACAGTCCCTGCGCTTTGCTTGGGGGATCCAGAGGTCTCTGCTCCCACgctcagccagccctgcagggtACTGGGAGTCATGTGCAGAGCCCTTCAGGCAGGTCGCTAACGAAATCTGCTAATTGGCAGGAGGAAGCCATCTGCTCATGCTCATCACTCTGCATGTCCTCCCATTGCCATTTAAAAGCCATTCTTCATAGTGGCAGCCAGCAGTGTTATCACTGAGCATACGAAGCTTCCCTGCGTATTACCCATCTTCTGCTTACATCTCCACAGAGCACAGGAGAGCGCCTGCTGTCCCACTAACTGCCCCGCTGTGGTTTCCCTTGCAGCCCCCTCAGTTCCCCAAAATCTCTCTGCAGCGGCAGAGGGGAACAGCGCAGTGCTCATCTCGTGGGGCAGCGCCCCTGGGCAGCAGGACGACTGCCAGCTGTGGCTGCGGGACCCCCGGAACGGCTCAGTGCCGCGGCGGCACGCGCTCACCAAGGGGCAATTCCAGCACCTCCTGCACGGGCTGACCCCAGGCAGGAACTACTCCGTGTCCCTGAGCTGCGTGGCCGGGCCCTATTGGAGCAGCACCAAGCCCTTGGCGGTGGCCATGGGTGGGTACGCACAGGTTGGGGCCCAGGGGTGAGAaatatggggtggggtggatgACCCTTTGGGTTCAGCAGTGGGGTGCAGGTTTTCTTGGTGGGAGATAAGGAGACCCCATCAGTAAGGTGACCCCACCTCTGATATCTGTGGGTGTCTCATTCACAGAGCCAAACCCGGTGGAGGATGTGCAGTGCCTCCCGGAGTCGAGGAGTCTTGCTGTGaactggagcagctctcctggagACGTGGAGGCTTACGAGGTGGTGACGGAGGGGCTCTCGGACGGCCCTCCCACCCCCAGGCGCTCTGTGAGTGTTCCCATGAGCCAGGCCAgcctggaggggctgcagccgaACTCCTCGTACCGAATCGCTGTGATCGCTGTGGGCATCAATGCAATGAGGAGCCCGGCGGTCACTCTGCTCTGCAACACAACAGCGGAGGGTGAGTCCCCTTCTTCCCCACACACCCCGGCAGaagacagccagcactgcctgttGGACCACGGACTGTTCCATCTGTGAGCtcagtgcagccctgcacagaggCAGCACTCTGGGCGGCgatgctgggagcagtgctgtgggagcagggctgtgctgacgGGCGGTGCTCACTGGTTCCTCTTGCAGCCCTCCCCCCGCCCCTGCGAGCAGAAGTCTTCCAGATAGAGGCCAGCTCCACCGTCATCATTTCATCTGATCTGTTCAGTGAGGAGAATGGCCAAATTGAGTACTATGGAGTGGTTGCTACCACTAATGACTCACGTAAGTGGCCCCGCGTGTTCCGAATTGCAGCGGCTCCCCAAAGGGATGTGGGTCCCCCGGACATCACTGCGCCCTGTGCCACCATCACCTTGTGCAttgccctgcagtgctgaggcCCACCCAGGACATCATGTCCAGCACGTGGTATGACCACTACTATGGGACAGAGGACTCCTACCTGGCTGTGCTCATTCCCAATCCCTTCCACCTGAGCTCCACCCGATCCCCTGAAACCTGGCGAGTGCCCATGGGGACGGAGGAGTGCGGCCGGACCCGGGCAACGTGCAATGGGAAGCTGAAAGCCAACGAGCAGTACAGGTGAGAGACGTCAGCCTCTGTcctgaggggctgcaggagggtcCCTGCGAGGTGGCTGCATGCCCACCCCGCCCTCATAGCGGCCCCCCAGGGCTCATTCTGCCATGTGGGCAGAAGGGGGGAATGTTGGTGTCAGTGGATAGGGGAGCAGGAGTGAAAGGGGAGGTTGACTGTGAACAAAGAACCGTTTCTTCAGTCAGTCCTTTGTTAATAGGGGCCATATCCCCAAGCATCCCTCTGACAAAGGGGACCTCCAGAATCTAGAGGGTTGTGGCTCTGCATTCTAAAGGAACTAACAGAAAGGATGGCTGTCATGAGAGCTCTGGGAGCTCAAGAGAACCACTCCCTTGGAAATCCCACCTGCAGAGCGGGGCTGTGGAGGCTGGCGGTGCTTCACTGCACTCCCGAGGCGCTGTGCTGTCATGCCCAGCAGCACAACTGCACTGTGATGCACTGCCATCCTGTGCTCATCAGACACACTGGGGTGTTGCGCCCCCAAGCTGGCACAGGAGAGCATCCAACTGACCCAGGAGCTCTGATGCTGGCTGCACATCCAGCCCGGCTGTCCCTCATTGCTGACTCTTGCTGCTTAACCCTCGCAGCCTCAGGTCTGGatttctgctccagctctgatGTGAGTCAGGGATTTGCCTTACAGTGTGCTGCCCCAGAGCAGTGCCAAGCACAGCAGGACgcccctctgccccccagaTATTGTGCCAGGCTCCAGCCAGTACACACTCTCAGTGCTCCCCAGTGCTCCCCTGCTGTCTGTCATCAGCTTTCTGCGAGGAGGCATTTAAGGCACTGTGTCATTACACCACCCATGGTTGAATAGCTGCACTTAAAATAGTTGGGTTGCTCAGGGCCTTTTGAACCTCCTCACAGCTAGCTTTCGTTTTGGCTGCCCTGAAGAACAGACATCCTCAATCAGCTATTGTTTTTCTAGTTAATCGTTAGCAGCAGGGTGCAAATCAGATGTCCCTGGCTGCTCATTTCTCTGACAGCCAGTGCTTGTTTCCTATCTCTGAGCTATTTATCCACAAACCCTTATCTCACTCCGTGACTCCATTTGCTCCCAGCATTGGGTCTGGGGCGCTCACCCTGCATCCCACAAACTCAGCTGCTAAAATCCAGAGGTGTGTTTGGAAGCGTTGGTCCGTGTGGGGCTCAGACCCCCAGCAGGggtgcccagctctgctggctctcactgtgtgtgctgtgctctgctttgccGTAGGTTCAGCATCGCTGCCTTCACCAAGTACGACCCCGTCAGCCCCGCAGTGTCATTCACCACATTCTCGGGTAAGACGGGGATGTTATCTCCCAGCTGCTCTCTCATCTTCCCTACCTGGCTGTGCAGGTTAGAGATTATTAGCAGTTAGCTAATAGCAAGCCAGAGGGAGCTCATGGGCTGCAGTAAATGTAATAGATGGAAAAAACCTGGTCACACCGTGGCTCCTACTTCTGTCCATTCCTTCTGATTCCAGCTGCTGGAGATGGCATGGACACAACTGCGCTCCCAGTGCCAATAATAGCGGGAATCGTCGTGGGATTTCTCTTGACATTGGCTGCTATTTTTGCTTTGATCTACTGGAAGCAGCTCAGAGCGAGGAGGTGAGGATGGGCCACCTCTTACCCGATGGTCTCAGCTGAAAATCTCAAGCAAGACCCAACCAGGCTGTGGGGAAGAGCAATGAGAGGGCATAAAAGGAGCTTTTGGCCGAGCAGAACACCCCCtgggtctgatttttgggtggtcctgcatGAAGCCATCAGTTGAACTCAAtggtccttatgggtcccttccaacaagATATTCCATGACTGCAAAAGCACCATGCAAAgggcagctgcctgcagttgattctgtgtgctgggctgtgtgcatgATGCTCGTGGTGCACCATGGGCCAGCAACACACAGCACACTGACAGCATCAGTAACAGCTCCCACGTTTTGCTTCCAGGACACAGAAGAGCAGCCTGCCCCAGGAAATGGTGACCTACAGCTTGAGGTGGGTGCTGCTCGTTGGGCTCTCCCCTCTCTGCCTGCCTCCACTGCCCTgtggctcagtgctgggctctgctgacCTCCCAGCAGCTGAGGCAGCTTTTCCTCTGGACTTCATTTCATGCAGAAATGTCCATCGGCCGATCCCCATACAGAATTTCAAGCAGTACTATGAGGTGAAGACAGCAAGTGGTAACCACGCCTTTTTCCAGGAGTTTGAGGTGAGATGGGACTTAATTTCCCCTTAGATAGCTCATTCCAATCCAGCCTGGGTCAAAAGAAGTTGCCCTGACTCACCTGTTGGGCAGCCACCAGCGGCTCAAATTGGGTACCAGTGGTGATGCTGGTGGAGCAGTTccctgtgcagggctgagcccTTCCCCGGCCTCGTGAAGCACCAGACAGCCATTGGCGGTGGGCTGGCAGCCCCCTGACGCCTGTACATGGCTTCTCCTTTGTCCCACAGGAGCTGAAGGAGGTTggcaaggagcagctgaaggtgGGGGCTGAGCTACCAGCCAACGTCTCCAAGAACAGATACCCACACGTGCTGCCCTGTAAGTGCTCCGTGCTCCCACCTGCAccctcctgtgctgcagtgccccAAGGTGGGCTCACGGGGCAGCCTGGCTCCTCTCCTGGGAGAAGCAGTCTCGTACACATCTGCAGTTTCACACATCTGATCTCTTTCAGACGATCACTCTCGGGTCAGGTTGAGCCAACTGGGGGACGACCTGCACTCAGACTACATCAATGCCAACTTTGTGCCTGTGAGTGCCTGCCCACCTTCCCCACATAGCAGCATGGCCACGGGACCCCAGGATGGAGGCTgtgagggctgtgggcaggagctgctgctgggaccaCCGCTGGCAGTGCGGGGTGTTGGGGTGCCTTTTAGCAGAGGTCGATAGACTGCTTGATGGAGAGTGCTGCGAATGCAGAGGAGTGAGCGTGGGGAGACCGGCaaggctttcttctttcttctttagctCTGTCCTCTTTCCATCCTCTCCCAGCTTGCTGCTCTGTCTCTGtctgctctttctccttctgctctgtgcagctgcattTGAACCACTCCGGAGCTGTGCCCGCATCCCTCACCCCGGAGCTGCCCCCAGGTAACAGTGGGGCACACGGGCACCCACGGGGCGTGTGTGTGCCTAAGGGACAGCATGGAGGAGGCTGGGACCCTGCATGCTCACCTCACCTCCAGCAGTGAGCGAGGAGCTCGAGAGAGACCCGGAGCTGTCTTTCCCTGGTTAGGCTGAATGAGGAACTGCTCTGGGGGCAGTGCACTGCCATTCCTTATTCCAAACATGTAGAGCACGTGCTGGGCAGCACACGCTTCCTCTGAAATCGGCTTCTTGCAAAgtcagctgcccagggaactGTGCCCACATGGGCTGAGGACAAAGGGTACTTCTCCATCTGTAGGGCAGAGCAGGGCCTGGCTGTCCCAGGGCAGGACCCAGCTGCCTCAGCCGCTTGCCAACTGCTCCTCTCTGACTCTTGTTCAGGGCTATGCATCCCCACAGGAGTTCATTGTCACCCAAGGGCCCCTGAAGAAAACCATCGAGGACTTCTGGAGGCTGGTGTGGGAGCAGAATGTCTGCAACATCATCATGCTGACGGTGTGCATGGAGAACGGGCGGGTACGTCTGCACTGCTGGATGTGGGCAcgccagccccagcccagcctgcaCCCCGGGTGTGAGCTGGGTTTGTGCACGCTGCCCGGGGGGGGGTGAGGTCACCCTGGGTGAGGCAGCCCCCCCCGTGACCCTGTCCTGCCTGTGTCCCAGGTTCTCTGTGATCACTACTGGCCGTCTGAAGCTGCCCCCGTCTCCTACGGGCAGGTCCGGGTTCACCTGCTGTCTCAGAGCAGCGCTGAGGAGTGGACCATGCGCGAGTTCAAGCTGTGGCACGTGAGTAAGGACCTGGGGACCCATCGAGGGCTGCAAGTTTGCATGGCGTGCAGTGGTTTTTCTccttggtggtggtggtgcagcCTACTTTCCCcgcctgcagcagggctcaaAGAAGACCCAGTCCCCAGAGGAGTCGTCtcatagtcatagaatggtttgagttggaagggacctttgaaggcTGCCAGGTCCCACTCTCTGCCATGCagagggacacccacagctccagcagtgctcacagcccctgccctgACCTTGGGggtctccaaggatggggcagcACCGCCTCTCTGTACAACCCATTCCTATTGTTTCTGCCTCAAACTTTGTAGCACAGACACATCCAACACGTATCACCCCTCTTACTcatcctttctctctccttcccactGCCTTGCTATGTCTTGCTATGGGTCATGCCCTGCAGCTTCAGGGATGCAGTAGTGTGACAG
Above is a window of Gallus gallus isolate bGalGal1 chromosome 26, bGalGal1.mat.broiler.GRCg7b, whole genome shotgun sequence DNA encoding:
- the PTPRVP gene encoding receptor-type tyrosine-protein phosphatase V isoform X1, whose amino-acid sequence is MDQPRLERQSCAHAGANSKRVGARQGSAAHRDGMRTTPGTSTSRAPLPMRPPLLPLLVLWVPRLLGTLAEGEGCNGTARAGLEAWDAPSDRGLILNVSASDQGRSGSLLLSWDEPEGGAEGYLLTLSPLGSGTLLQNGSVGPNITNFWFHGLTPGAYYEIEVTATLRCMDTARQTVTAQTSPSPVRNLSLSSSGSPASLHASWAAASGQRDGYQLTLYHSDSQALVRNASVPPNATAFLFDGLAAGSEYALKVSTLSGASRASTSTHQWTGPSIPTQLRLSPSSSTSLSATWAGAGGAAWLHLVLRNVHTQTVTKTISAKRGLTSYSFQHLQPGTQYWLGLSAVAGPYNVEGPNATAWTYPLSPTNVTLSGAEEQSSLQAHWSTPAGQRDFYLVTLREAEDGAPTRNISVGGDNSRVTFHGLSPGKQYSVQVTAVAGPYRASARSAAAWTQPLPPSALSLSSHGSPSSLQASWEEAMGEGYVLSLSPAEHPVKNSSLLRGATNVTYEGLLPGTLYTFEVSTVAGPYTSTPRRITNWTYPLPLEQLTLSNQGCSTSLQAVWRAAPAGSTGYTGTLWESRSQERVRNVSVGNNWTNVTFEDLVPGRQYTLEMAAMAGPYRSSVQSATDWTYPLAPSGVTLTNTRRPLGLSAFWDKAAGDVDQFHLQLYSKSHPMQRNISVGPNIHNFTFLGLSPGVQYFLKVSVLAGPYRSSSHFATEWTYPLSLANVSVQPGRRPQELHVSWVESGGGREHLVQLSVAESLSVIRNVSVPRGVTHLDLGGLVPGSRYRVEIISQAGPHRISSQTAIGYTVPLPPLSLSASPVGTAWALAVHWETPPGQRDGYLLSVLEKGSSSPARNLELGKDSTNVTLTQLTPGVCYLVGIWAVAGAFRSLPRNTTGCTVPAAPTNLSLTNPGSSSELHAWWNKPVGGRDHYRVVLHSLTLSRDRVQTVSQDAQNISWTHLEAGSRFAVRVIAVKGSLEASSANVTQWTYPLAPANLTLGSPSASALRASWAAVGRGAESYVAELYDTASSRRVGHTVLGGGSRSHIFHSLNPGTHYSVAVRATAGPYHASTPNLTHCTRPLPPTAVRLLSTGHPDRLSASWGAAAGGHDSYMLTLYHAGLGTTAATASAGRDTHNVTFTGLAPGYEYSLEVSATAGPYQTAAPNVSGWTPPLPPTAVRLLSTGHPDRLSASWGAAAGGCDGYVLTLYHAGLGTTAATASAGRDTHNVTFTGLLPGSKYSLEVASIAGSYRTPAGNVSNWTYPLAPRNVYMTNQGYPNRLSVSWRAEPRGHDGYRLLLYHSGSGVLAASTSVGKGIGKFTFSGLDPGHKYLLEVVSVAGPYAASAGNISDWTTPSVPQNLSAAAEGNSAVLISWGSAPGQQDDCQLWLRDPRNGSVPRRHALTKGQFQHLLHGLTPGRNYSVSLSCVAGPYWSSTKPLAVAMEPNPVEDVQCLPESRSLAVNWSSSPGDVEAYEVVTEGLSDGPPTPRRSVSVPMSQASLEGLQPNSSYRIAVIAVGINAMRSPAVTLLCNTTAEALPPPLRAEVFQIEASSTVIISSDLFSEENGQIEYYGVVATTNDSLLRPTQDIMSSTWYDHYYGTEDSYLAVLIPNPFHLSSTRSPETWRVPMGTEECGRTRATCNGKLKANEQYRFSIAAFTKYDPVSPAVSFTTFSAAGDGMDTTALPVPIIAGIVVGFLLTLAAIFALIYWKQLRARRTQKSSLPQEMVTYSLRNVHRPIPIQNFKQYYEVKTASGNHAFFQEFEELKEVGKEQLKVGAELPANVSKNRYPHVLPYDHSRVRLSQLGDDLHSDYINANFVPGYASPQEFIVTQGPLKKTIEDFWRLVWEQNVCNIIMLTVCMENGRVLCDHYWPSEAAPVSYGQVRVHLLSQSSAEEWTMREFKLWHEGLRAERHVSHLHYTAWPDHGIPESTSSILAFRELVREHIQSAKDAGPTLVHCSAGVGRSGTFIALDRLLQQMKQEKVVDMFGVVYTLRMNRYQMIQTLSQYIFLHSCILEKILEEPLLGLSGTETSCPIPLKSFAQHYSQNSAKSNMGFLREYETLLEVAKEETSSATPSLGTQQTRPSSSILPYDRSRVKFSLLDQGPFSGLQVWRVPGCGSSRDYLAVQGPDKLTTEDFWTLVWEQDIHTILTLLPWQEMGEVPHDTCWPLEGDSLCTKLLTIQCGTEKPASGWRCIQLKVKHEKKGKERQVQQFLYRLWSSEKQPNVQSLVELLTAVRRCVPNRKRAGPLLLHCSGGENQMGTLITLDCLLHQLKTERTVDVYGVTLQLMRSCCLMTPTLDQYVFLYTCIRDIITQKQS